The nucleotide sequence TTATAACATAAAAATCTGATTTGCAAACGATCTCGCAACCGTTTGCAGCAAAAAAATTTCATAAATATCTGTTTTATAGCTTTTTAAGAGATAAAATCCGCCAAAACTTAATGTAATTTTATCATGGCTGAAAAGCGGAGCAAGACCGCAGGAAGAGCAGCCGAAAGCGCTGATTTAGATTTATTTAGATTAACTAACCACAAAATTAATCAGTAACGTATGAGAAATTTATTGAAAACGACACGGATTCTGCTTGCTGTGCTGGCATTCATTACCGTGTCAGCTGAAGCCTTCGCCCAGAACATCACTGTGCAGGGCAAGGTAACTGATGCTTCCTCGGGAGAAGCTTTGCCCGGAGTAAACATTGTTATTAAAGGTACAACCCGGGGAACTTCGACTGATGTAGATGGCAACTATTCCATCACGGTTCCCTCGGGTGGAACATTGGTGTTTTCCTATGTCGGCTATCTGACGCAGGAGCTTGCTGCAACCAGCCCGACGCTGAATGTGGCAATGGAACCTGAAGTAGCCCGCTTAAATGAGGTTGTTGTTATAGGATATGGTACCGTAAAAAAAGCTGATGCAACCGGTTCGGTGGCAGTGGTGAATTCCGAGCAATTTAACCGCGGCGCCATCACCAATCCTCAGGGTCTTCTTATCGGTAAAGCTCCCGGCGTGGTCATCACCACAAGCGGTGGTGCTCCGGGTGCCGGTGCTACCATCCGTATCCGCGGAGGTTCTTCGCTTTCTGCCAGCAACGACCCGCTGATTGTTGTTGACGGGATTCCTCTGGGAAGTGATTCTCCGAGCGGAGCCACCAACCCACTCAGCACCATCAACCCCAACGACATTGAATCAATTACCATTCTGAAAGATGCATCCGCAACCGCTATTTATGGTTCGCGCGCATCCAACGGGGTTATTATGATCACCACCAAAAAGAGTACGAAAAAATTCTCGGTAACGTATTCCGGAAATGTTGCTATGAACACAGTTCCCGGCACGGTACCTGTGCTTTCAGCCGACGAATTCCGCTCGCTGGTGGAAGAATTGTACGGCACTTCGCATACGGCTTATCAGCGGCTTGGAACAGCCAATACCGACTGGCAGAAGCAGATTTATGAAACCGCCCTTACCAACGACCACAACCTGAGCATTTCAGGAACGGCCGTTAAGATTCCTTACCGTGCTTCAGTTGGTTATACCAATGAAAACGGCATTCTGAAAACCTCCAATTTTGAAAGGACCACCCTTGCTCTTGGTCTGGATCCTTCCTTCCTCGATAACCATCTGAATATTAAGCTCAACATCAAAGGGATGTACAATAAGAACCGTTTTGCCAACCAGGGCGCCATCGGTGCGGCTGTAACCTTTGATCCTACCCAGCCCATATATGATGAAGCAAGCCCAAATGGATATTTCTTCTGGGCTCAGCCCAACGGTGACCCCATTAACATTGCTACTTCCAACCCTGTCGCCTTGCTGAACCTTACCAGGGATATGGCAACTGTTAAACGGAGCATTGGAAACCTGCAGGCCGACTATAAATTTCACTTCCTGCCCGATCTGAAGCTGACGTTCAATGCCGGATACGATTATTCCCAGAGCGACGGAACCGTTGATGTGCCGGCAACTGCTTCCTGGGTATTTGATAAAATCAATGGCGGCGGTATAAAACGCACTTACGACCAGACCCGCAAAATGGAACTGATGAACCTGTATCTAAACTATGCAAAAGAAATCGAACCCATTTCAAGCCGTATTGACTTTACCGCAGGATACGAATGGCAGCATTTCTACCGGAAGGGAAAAACTTATGAAACCAACATTCCTATCGATGATGCCCATCTGATTGTTCGCACCAATGAACCCTATGCTACCGAAAACTATCTGGTTTCGTTCTTTGGGCGACTGAATTATGTTCTTAAGGACAAATACCTGCTTACTTTTACCTTGCGTGATGACGGTTCCTCACGATTTGCCCCTGAAAACCGCTGGGGATTGTTCC is from Bacteroidales bacterium and encodes:
- a CDS encoding TonB-dependent receptor, encoding MRNLLKTTRILLAVLAFITVSAEAFAQNITVQGKVTDASSGEALPGVNIVIKGTTRGTSTDVDGNYSITVPSGGTLVFSYVGYLTQELAATSPTLNVAMEPEVARLNEVVVIGYGTVKKADATGSVAVVNSEQFNRGAITNPQGLLIGKAPGVVITTSGGAPGAGATIRIRGGSSLSASNDPLIVVDGIPLGSDSPSGATNPLSTINPNDIESITILKDASATAIYGSRASNGVIMITTKKSTKKFSVTYSGNVAMNTVPGTVPVLSADEFRSLVEELYGTSHTAYQRLGTANTDWQKQIYETALTNDHNLSISGTAVKIPYRASVGYTNENGILKTSNFERTTLALGLDPSFLDNHLNIKLNIKGMYNKNRFANQGAIGAAVTFDPTQPIYDEASPNGYFFWAQPNGDPINIATSNPVALLNLTRDMATVKRSIGNLQADYKFHFLPDLKLTFNAGYDYSQSDGTVDVPATASWVFDKINGGGIKRTYDQTRKMELMNLYLNYAKEIEPISSRIDFTAGYEWQHFYRKGKTYETNIPIDDAHLIVRTNEPYATENYLVSFFGRLNYVLKDKYLLTFTLRDDGSSRFAPENRWGLFPSLALAWKINEEGFMKNISAVSDLKLRLGYGVTGQQEIGGDYPYLPRYTYSSQDNTAQYQFGSTYYNTLRPEGYDVNIKWEETTTYNAGLDFGFAKNRIYGSVDVYQRKTKDLLNYIPVPAGSNLTNYITTNVGDLENKGFEVSLGAKIISTKDLVWQVDYNLSYNKNKITKLTATDDPTYLGVFTGGIAGGVGNTIQIHSVGYPANSFFVYKQVYDQNGKPIEGLYVDMNNDGVINTSDLYRYKKPAPDYAMGISSNLRYKNFDFSFSGRINIGNYVYNNVFSNRGTYLDVYNPGLNYLSNVLTASKDIQFRNAQYFSDYFVENASFFRMDNISLGYQLPGLLQNKLNMHISAVVQNAFIITKYSGLDPEVDGGIDNNFYPRPRTFMLGLNVQF